The Rhipicephalus sanguineus isolate Rsan-2018 chromosome 4, BIME_Rsan_1.4, whole genome shotgun sequence DNA window AGCTGGCCGATTTCTTCAGCGAAATCCTAGCTGGTGGCCCTATACCAAGTGACTGGCTACGTGGCAAAGTAATCCTGCTcccgaaaaggggggggggggggagaacccGGCCTCCTACGAGACTACAGGCCACTCACAATCACAAGTGTTGTGTACCGTGTGTTCGCACAAGTTCTCAAGGTCTGGATGACTACGTGGGCCGAAGAGGGTGGTCACCTCACGGAGTTACAGAACGGTTTTCGACGAGACCGACGGCTGGAGGACAACCTTTTTGTCCTGACCCAATGTATAGAGGTTGCACGAAAGGAGGAACGGGGGCTGATTGGCTGCTTCCTAGATGTGTCAAAGGCCTATGACAGTGTACCACACGAGCTATTACTACAGCACCTAGAGGCACTTGGGATGCCGCCCACATGGACTGGATTGCTCGGACGCCTGTATAGAGATAGCTCTGTTGTGGCCACCCTAAACGGAGCCTACTCAAGTGAGGTGAGGGTGGGCAAGGGATTAAAACAAGGCTGCCCTCTTTCACCCTTACATATATGTTGTATACCGCCGGTGTAGAGCGCAAAATACTAGCCTCTGGGGTGGGCTTTGTGGTGGAGCGCATAAGCGATGGGCTCAAAGAACAGCAAACCCTGCCGGGACTcgtattcgctgacgacattgtgcTGCTGGCGGGAAACAGTGGCGACCTGCAGACCCTCGTTACCAGCTGTGCCGAGGCCATGGCGCCACTGGGACTGCAGTTCAACACGAAGAAATCGGCGGTGGTCAACTTCTCTGGCCCGGGGCTTCCTGGTTTGCTGACACTGCCAGGTGGAGGACTGCTGCCCGAAGCACCTGAGTACCGATACCTCGGGGTGAACTTCTGGGCACAAGTAGATTATACAGCAAACCACGAGAGGCACCTGAGACAAACATCCCAGAGGGCCGGCCAAGTACTCCGTACGAGGTGCCTGTGGGGTTTCAACCGCCCCATTATGGTGCGCGAACTATGGAAGGCGGTACACGTGCCGGCGCTGACTTTCGCGAATGCAGTGATTTGCCCCGCTGCGCAGACCCGGGAGTGGCTTGAACGCAGTCAGCGCGCCGTGGGACGACTGGCTGCTCTGGGGTGCCACGGCAACGTTGCCAACGAGGCAGTCCAGGGTGACCTGGGTTGATCCTGTTTCGAAGCGCGGGAAGCTCGGAGCAAGCTGTCCTACGAAGGCAGGTTGCGCCTGATGCAGCCACATCGCTGGGCACGCGGCGAATATTTGATTATGTTCACCGCAACGGCAtccgcaccagatggtcgaaaagacTGCATCACCTCAGCAGGAAATACGGCTTCTAAGTTCTATGCGAGCCCTGTGCAGGAGGACACCGAGCGTAAgtggtccaaagcagttaagaCCCAAGTGCGAATGATGGAGGCTGACACTTGGCGGCGAGACATGGAGGAGAAGAATACACTGAGGATCTACAGGGAATCCAAACAGGAGATCCATGTCGAACCTCTATTCGACAATAGTGTAGCCAGCAGCCTCTTCTTCGAAGCACGAGCCGGCGCTCTCAGAACTCTGGCATATCGCCGGCGCTTTGATGACAGCGTGGGTGAAGTTTAGCGTGGGAGATGCAATGTGCTGTGTATGTGGTGCCTACGAGGAGACAATCGAACACTTGGTCATGAACTGCGAGGGCCTCACAACAGAAcctacagatggcaccaccttaCAGCAGGCGCTTGGCTTCTCGCCCAACGACACTCCTGATGGTCTGATGGTGGCGGAGTGGCTACGACCAAGAAGCGACTCAGTGAGTGGTGGACAAAGGtgcgcgcacattgacatgtcgaAGCTCTCCTCGTTGAACATGTGCATGTACCGTGGTGGTTAGATGTGTGTGTAGCCACTTATGTGTACGcgctatcgttttctttttttctttctttttttaagtccttaggccagggcatcggttgatgcccgcccgttacaaagggtgggGACataaatccaatccaatccaatcaagagtcaggcgtggtcgcttcggagccgcgaccgcccctcgaaatgaataaaaaactgcgttcgcgctataacgagcgcaaaaataaataaataaataatagcttcgaataaatcgaaatttggacgatacagccgctacctgttgaatatgttgaatttgccacagcgaaggtggcaaattcaacatgttgaatttgccaccgccaacaaCATTCAacatgttgaatttgccaccgccaaccttcgctgtggcaaattcaacatattcaacaggtagcggctgtatcgtccaaatttcgatttattcgaagctattatttatttatttatttatttatttatttttgcgctcgttatagcgcgaacgcagttttttattcatttcgaggggcggtcgcggctccgaagcgaccacgcctgatgcgacatttgttttcgtggccgctacagggagcgaccgcagcgccgccagtcggtagagcctgaaacgcctgttttaggcactttttctccctgaagacggccactggcctaggtactgaggagaagaacgcccctagctccacttgtccctagcttgatcggcagccataggccatgcgcgcttcacgccggtgtcaacccacgccaaagtaagtttttgcattcgctgtcctgcggtgttttctaccgcgcgacggagcaaatgagttaaacgggccaggccttctgcctggtgtgttgtgtttgtgtgccGTTCGCCTTCGAACTCTACCTTTGTGAATTTGCACCCTGTGTGAGCATGGGCCAGTCAGAGTATATTGTGCTTAGCTCGAGCTCGGTTGTAGTCGAGGTGGAActgcattcaacaattcattatttaggtgacgctacggcctcagtcccgaaacttgatttggtgcaattatgttactgttactgcagcttctgatcggtgcagctattttgctggagGGAGGCTTCAATGTAATAGAGTTACTGTTTTGTACTACATGTCCGTGTCGTTCCATTTGATATGTCATGATGTGAGGGCTGGGCGTGATGGCTGAGGCATGAAGGCTGAGGCGAGAGTAGCAACGTAACAAACTATTTATTAAAGAACATAGTGAAGCGCGCCAAAACCGTGACCGTCCGTCGCGGCGGCGGTAGCGAACCTGACCCCTCCCTCGCTTGGGCTTGGTGTTGAGTCGGCGTAGcagcgctgtaggtggcgctagtgataagataggcggcacatgcgggcgctcacatccCACCCCAGTCTGCCTGACCAAGTCCCTTGGTCAATTGCTTCTGAGGCAGGCGTGGGCTCTGCATTGACGGCGGGCTGTTGCTCGATCACTGGAGAAACTGGTGGTACATAAGGCTTAAGCTGGGACACGTGCACCGTTCGTGGTTGATTAACCAAACGAGATGTCAAGCATGACACACATGAAGCCCTAAATGTGGATGGTGTAAGCTGCTCGATGAGGCGGTAAACTAGCAGTCGTGCCTTGCGTTGTTGTTGGCGTGGTAGTAGTGGGTGTCGGCGTCGTGGCCATTGTCGTAGTGGGCTTTGGCGTAGTTTGTGTTGGCGTTGTGGGCTTCGGTGTGGTGGGCGCTGGCGTGGTTGTCTTTGGCGTGGTGGGCTTTGTTGTAGTTGGCGATGGCGTTGTGGGCTTTGGCGTCGTGGTAGTTGGCGTGGTGGGAATTGGTGTCGTGGGCGTTGGCGTGGTCGGCGTTTGCGTGGTCGGCTTTGGTGTCGTGGGGGTTGGCATGGTGGGCTTTGGTGTCGTGGGCGTTGGCGTGGTGGGCTTTGGTGTCGTGGGCGTTGGCATGGTGGGCTTTGGTGTCGCGGACGTTGGCGTAGTGGTCTTGGGCGTAGTTGGCGTTGTAGGCAGTCTTTGGAACTGGGCCTGGTTTCAGGGAAAAGGACGGACCTTGTTGGGATCACAGCATTTGCCATTCTTGGCCCTAGCTTTTGGTTTGCGGTAATGGTGCTATTCGTGGCTGTATGCTGCAACTGCGTTGGCTTTGGCGGCTCGAATATAAGGCGTGCTTGTGCTGCTGAGAACCAGTCCTCACCTAAAATGAGGGGAAGTACATTATCTTCCAAAACAGCAGCTTCAACAACTCCTGTGGCTGGGCCAATGGATATCTTCAAAAATGCAGCACCAACAGGTAGCACTGTGCTTCCTCCTACCACCACGAGTGGAGGCTCGGTCCATGGGATGATCATGCTTGCAGGCACAAGAGTTTTAGATATTAATGTCACCTTGGACCCAGAGTCAGGAAACGCTTCACACTCACCGACTCCACTGAGAGTTGCGTTGAAGAAGGGGCATTGCTGCTGTGAGCCGTCAAGTGTAACGGGTGCACTGTGCAGTGCTGGAGGCTGCTGTGTCTTTGGCATGGTTGGAGGCGCTGATGATGATAAGCGGCTGGTGCGCGTAGGGCACTTGGATGCCAGATGACCCAAGGCATGACATTGGTAGCAGACAGCTTGAGACAGGTCTTGACCACTACGAAAAGCTGGAGCGCCGTACTGTGCCGAAATAGCTGCATAAGTAGCTTCTTGTTGCTCGGTGGGCAGCTCTGAAATGCGCGTTTTTGGTGTGGCCCCTCGGGAGGACTGTGGTGTCGATTGTTCTGAGCGAGGCTGCTGTCGCTCTGCGGGCTTAGCGGCACGAAAGGGTTGCGTCGGCGGCAACACAGAAATGGCAAATGGTGACGGGCTTGCTTTGGCGTGCAGATGTTGCGCACTCTTGTCGAGGCTAGTGCAGGTAGAAATAAACTCAGCTACCGTGGGAGGCCGGTTGGCTGCTATGGCGGCGAGGATGTGTTGTTCCCGTAAACCATGCAGCAGGTAGTCAATCTTTTGGGCCTCCGAGAGGTGAACGGGGCAACGCTCAATGATCTTCAACTTGGCAAAGGCATATTGGTGCAAGCTTTCGGACGGGGCCTGGGTTACCCTCATGACCTGCTCTTGCCACTCGATGAGGGACAATTCTGCACAAAATGTGTCTTTCAGGGCGGCACTCCACGTGGCCCAGGTGCTGTACTGGTTGCCGAACGCGAGATGCCAGTCTCGCGCCGTGCCTTTCAGCTTGCTAGCTGCGATCAGGCGTGTGGTGGCGTCGTCCCACGAGGCGAGCTGCTGTACTCGTCGCACGTCGTCAAGCCATGTATTGACACTGTGGCTGTGCAAACCAGCAAATTGCGGAATGGACGATGACAGGTCTGGCAGTGTCGTCACCGTTGTTGCAGGGCGAGGTAGCTGCTGGAACAGCATGGCGAGGCTCTGCAGAGTGGCTGGGTCCAGCGTTAAAGGCGCCGCAGCGGTCGAGGCGGATTCATTCGTTTCAACCGAGGGGGTAGCTTCACGCTGCTGCTGAATGTCGGCTtgcaaacgctgaaagagctcctCTTTCGAACCCGTGATGTCCAGCTGTCGGCGGGCCAATTCTTCGCGTATGAGGTCGACGCCGAGGCGCGACATGGTCACCGGGTCGAGATTCTGCCACACAATTCCCGGCATGGCGTTGCGCCGAGCCGGCTACACGCTGACGTTTACGCACGAAGCACACTCTTACTCAGTGAGTCCACCAGCAAGcgcacgcaggcgcgcacatggAAGCGAGCGGACGGCGGGAAATGCTCTGGCGGTGACAAAGAAAGGAATGGCGGAACGGCTGTCGCGGGGCGAAGGCTGGCTCGCTTGCTTACTGATGCGCTTGCATTCTTGCGTGGCTGAGTGGCTGCACAAAGGCTCGGGCGTCGACTGCGCCAGATGTGAGGGCTGGGCGTGATGGCTGAGGCATGAAGGCTGAGGCGAGAGTAGCAACGTAACAAACTATTTATTAAAGAACATAGTGAAGCGCGCCAAAACCGTGACCGTCCGTCGCGGCGGCGGTAGCGAACCTGACCCCTCCCTCGCTTGGGCTTGGTGTTGAGTCGGCGTAGcagcgctgtaggtggcgctagtgataagataggcggcacatgcgggcgctcacaatgatacacttcacgtgtagatggtcgacgctaccatctgtccaatacattacatggttctcagtgcaactgtctagcgctaattgtaccatttttattacgtacctcacttcgctgcaagtgtgcttcttcacagccctgtgcttcttcgcagcacggggcacaggcataacaattgcagcacgtttgATGTAATGCAGTCCATCAATTTGTATAGGCAAGACAACACATAGGACAGTGCACATTGGAACTTTGTGCAATGTTTAGGTATTCCCTgtgaccttgggcgctgctgacaaatgtgccatttgtctggtttgtgtagaatgctaaaaataatttgctgcattacaagctctgtgtagtggtgctgtaaattctgcattgccagatattgttgcgttagaatctgactacctgcaaaattttgactggcacaagcacccagttgctgtatttctggtagaccagctgcactattattacagctgtcgtttcccttggttttgtcctagcaaagacgccacctggttcaaacagcccacgtacaactgtgattaaaactgtgaatagcatgcacacatacacactttaaATCGCTATGATTTACCTTTAGatgcaacagatttcaaagaacactgactgcaacggttgatatcacttcctttagaaacttgctcaaagcacatatcattctggtgtaaagcagcttgcacagttgtaagaaagcgggcagttaccattacaatttgcagtgttccactacttcattctttaaggggctcctcaaccacttttccaagtaatcatcgaatgacctcagtatcgggcctcacgaatcgattgccgcaaaaatttcttgaattcgtcaagaacgaatagagttacagggattcgtcACACACTTTcagtgcttcccctcttctctcagcttgcttgaaggtacacatggagggatggcatagaggaaagaattcacgtcatgagcttgagcatgcgtgatgaaacacgattgctctctgctgtcattcctgtgcatgagtgtggctactatagagcacagggccagcgtgtggcagcaccttggtggcaagaaacgcatcttatccaaatgccgctctttatttatgtgggatattggcctgctatgtgttgttcaatgtcaaacagcaggtgccgacagctgcgaagagagtgagcacagccccctgtatgaaaagagggtgcctgtgaaaatggcaacttcacgctccacttctaatctctccttgttgcgcatgactgcaaggcttggctgagcttttcattgtggtgtctgctttccacaggatgtggtttctgagcaaagaaacaactgcttgcagcgcgaactcaacacaaggacaaaagaagacgcggtgcttgttcgtgccttttgtttttgtgtcaagttcacactgcaaccagttgtttctaatgatctaccaactttccaactctcgttgactatgtttctcaccaagactacattttttcaccaagcctgacgggtagttcatgacctcttataacaacttttcatgagcagagtatcctttaaagcttcatgcaacattaaaaaaaaatcatagaattGGCCCACATTAGtaacacaaaaaagtgaaaaattacatttattgaaattctacatctgtctttccactactttctttttctgtgtgcgattttcaactttagaaggcgtctgattatttatttatttgagaatacctcacaggccccgtaagaggcatagggtgagggggcatacagtacaaattcaatacattgtatggttgtatacacactctacatttcagaattctaaatgtgcatggtgtggctgcactataacatgcataaaatatacagctgtatcgttaccaggaaatggctatattttcacattgagctgaggcatctgcatatttaaataagtgttgcaatactttattggatggctgtgcatttgggcacatgtggctggcggttatcacaatctttgtatacagggcaaTCTTGAGCGGTCATGCTTTATACCCTATAGATCTTCGGCTAAGATTTTCTTGCTTGTTACTTTTATCAGTATCGAAACTTTGCGGTATTCATGCAccttacagtagcttttttttttggcgaaaccgacctgttactagaaaatgtactaatatgataaaggtcttcaaacttaggttacctcttcgtgattgttgccagaagaaataatttactccagtaatcagagtggagtgtctggcagtcctatgcaatctttactgcttgggtggtactttgtaagtgtacacaatgatctgcagtgatgttttcaggcttgctaacatgaaagcagtaaaacaagctggccacttttacagcagtatacaacttatcctgaaacaagcaaatcacagtggtaccactacctgcagcagtgacacttaggttgtatcacagcctgtgccctatactggtacatcattgaaagactcatctagcctgcacagatgtcattattgtcattgcacctcgaggtggctaacttctttttagtaCTGTGTCATCTGTAACTCCGCCCATTCTTTACTGGcttgaaaaaattttgcggcaatagattcatgaggcaataaactgataagctattatatgattacttggaaaagtatttcaggaacactttaacatacactgtgtgttctagcatgctgctgttaccaaggttgatgcacaacatggttttgacacaagaaagaagtcaagacaccacaaacgccaactatcaactgcaaaggcacacaatggcgggaaaaaaagaagacatgaaaacttatctgcgcacgcTGATGCAATAGAtgaacttatcaatccggcacgtgtgggggtatacgtgaaagataaggcagttgatttattatgcaagttaatagacggttAGCTCATGCATGCACATGAGCTAATAGTACGCGTGCATgcgcactattatcgatatgccatgcctcgattattagatgagtttgttcattcatatgcctgtaaaaaactgcgtatttatcgaattttggcgtggacttacactctcgacaatgtaaagatagattagaaggtgagcctccgcttaacagtattttatgttccaataatctctggttaacacagtggCTCGTCTGTCCAATGTAGAAGCAGCTGTAGCTAAAGGGAaccttataaaccacacctgtacagcaatcagtgaatttgttggcatgttttatgaaacaaatgttattccgcatcgtgtctactattactcgctcattctttctctgcacagtgcacaaatcttacctagataattggcagccataaagacagcattaacgctgtatctacttcccactttctttagcctgtgagacatgcaatgaatgtaaggaatacctgcgacatgtttttttctcattgctttctgcaaccatgctcggacttagcataacggacttctttaaacattccgcgatagtggccgccctgtctttgcacgccctgtcctttagaatgaatacttaccaactagctcagctctctgatattctaaacatggttttattccacagcctgggaatgtcttggaatgcttgttctggttacagactgaaatgttgctaatcttgtgggtccttatttcttcttgggcaccttgtgcacttgtttcagtacatgtactaggtcaatacaaatttaagtgagtcaggatatgcactttaaatgatgtcttcaagtaaacaacaaaagtgagctttccacattgtaactgttattggcatttcagaagcaacacagcaagatgaccaaaggatgtaccacttcaagatggaaatggctatgttcaaagatattttagagatgtacaacaaggaagatattgggattctcgttgcatcgatatatgcgatctgcaatagcaatgtccaaagcttaacgggcactttcacgtagagagccttccttattacagcacttattcgcaaaattcttgcagcaacatgttcacatcgtacaagtgcgcatctctccatcagaaattttggaccgcaaggttgtttactgccacttgaagaaacaccaaagcctccaacccaatagacagtaaacaagagtaaggtagccaacataagaaggtgcaatatggagagaattgaacatgcttttCTAAAAaacagaagaagcctaaaagcagtgaagagaaaattgggcacaggcaaaaaccaggtgtatgcactaagagaaaggcaaggcagtttcactaccaatatgtataaggtagtcaaagcagcaatgattttctacagagatcagccaggacaacaatggtagtaataatagtagtagtactagtagtccagacgaatctcaccagcaatggcaggtgaaggaacgaaaacttcttgtcagaagaattggtatctgttcatcttaaaaccgcttcatgcacaaaaaaaaaaaacacacccctAGAGAAGATTCTGCCAGGAGCAAGGACACAAAAGCAAGACAATTATTGGAAGCTTTTacataagaaagcaagaaagtttgtgtgttagtgatacataagtagttttatataagactgagaaacagtttattgagcgtgtgttattgtattacccctgatgttcaaatggatgtttgttgcgcagagcgcgaattgatggtacatatgtgtgtgtgctttctgggaattaaagcagctgtgagtggcgccatgtccagtcatcttctctcgtggtgtgcgtcttcttttttttgtgtctaaagcagctttaacatgagagaaagccttagaggg harbors:
- the LOC125758148 gene encoding uncharacterized protein LOC125758148, with protein sequence MPGIVWQNLDPVTMSRLGVDLIREELARRQLDITGSKEELFQRLQADIQQQREATPSVETNESASTAAAPLTLDPATLQSLAMLFQQLPRPATTVTTLPDLSSSIPQFAGLHSHSVNTWLDDVRRVQQLASWDDATTRLIAASKLKGTARDWHLAFGNQYSTWATWSAALKDTFCAELSLIEWQEQVMRVTQAPSESLHQYAFAKLKIIERCPVHLSEAQKIDYLLHGLREQHILAAIAANRPPTVAEFISTCTSLDKSAQHLHAKASPSPFAISVLPPTQPFRAAKPAERQQPRSEQSTPQSSRGATPKTRISELPTEQQEATYAAISAQYGAPAFRSGQDLSQAVCYQCHALGHLASKCPTRTSRLSSSAPPTMPKTQQPPALHSAPVTLDGSQQQCPFFNATLSGVGECEAFPDSGSKVTLISKTLVPASMIIPWTEPPLVVVGGSTVLPVGAAFLKISIGPATGVVEAAVLEDNVLPLILGEDWFSAAQARLIFEPPKPTQLQHTATNSTITANQKLGPRMANAVIPTRSVLFPETRPSSKDCLQRQLRPRPLRQRPRHQSPPCQRPRHQSPPRQRPRHQSPPCQPPRHQSRPRKRRPRQRPRHQFPPRQLPRRQSPQRHRQLQQSPPRQRQPRQRPPHRSPQRQHKLRQSPLRQWPRRRHPLLPRQQQRKARLLVYRLIEQLTPSTFRASCVSCLTSRLVNQPRTVHVSQLKPYVPPVSPVIEQQPAVNAEPTPASEAIDQGTWSGRLGWDVSARMCRLSYH